TAATTAAAGATGCTatggatattttattgaattgtcTAAAAACTATTTCATTGCATAGTCAACCTAGTTACCTGATCAATTTAAAAACACCTGCAAGATATCTTTAATGAATCTATTCAGATGTGTTATTATACATGTCTAAATgagctgggacttgaaccagggctTTCTGGCTCAATGATAGTGACACTACCATTATGTTCTAAAAGCTCTTAGAAATATCTTGGATAAATGCTGAAAATCTATATGATAGGCCCAATTCTGCTATACATCCTAAATTTTGTATTTGGCCTCATTAATAACTTCAGTATTTGCactatatttttaaatgttctagaTAATCAGATATGGATATTGCAAATATCGCTCCAAGGAAGGTTTTCAGAGCTAAGAAAACACTTCGAGCAAGTGACCGCAAGCAGTGGGAAGCATTAATCAGAATCAGATCTCCGAATGGGAGCGAACAGCCCTTAAGAGAGCGTGATCATCTGAAAAGCCATTTGAAGGGCACAGATGCAGAAGTTGTCAGTAAATCCaatgaacattttatttcaaactgTCCAAAAAATGATATTTCAAAACCGGAACTGAACCAGAGTTTAACATTTCATTGCAAAAATGATGTCGTCAAGGCCAAATTCAAACATTTATCTGACATCTGTGTAACAGAAAACCAGCTGGAGAATGCCAGATTAAAAAGTCTGGAAGATGTACAATCCAATGGTCATCCATATCCTCAGCAAAAAGAACATCAGAATATTGGTTCACTCAGAAAGCCTCCAAAATCATCCTCTGAAACTACTGACCAAAACTTAACTGCTACAAATGGTACCGTCATTTCCTGCTCCACATCTGCAATAAAAGAAGACTTCAGCAGAACTCCTAAAACCCATTCAATGAAAATTCCTGCACCCCTGGACCAGAAGAACTGTGTGACTTCCATCAGTATAGATAAGAAGTGGAATATTGAGCCTGCACTTCACGTTATTGGTGTTGAAGATCTTAAATTTGTTTCTTCAGGTGTTCATGATAAGACAAGTAATCTAAAGAAAATAAACCATTCTATTAGTCCTATTTCAGAAAAGATGTCCAGTGAAGCTCATCAGAACCTGATGTGTAATGTGCATTTGTCAGCCCTACATATTTCTCACAATGTAACTGAAAAGGTTAAAGGAAGTGTACTAAATGAAAGACAAAAACCTTCTGTTTCAAAATACCTTCATGTAGAAGATCAATCCCAGATAGATGAGTCTAAATTACTGATTGATTACCAAGAGCAGATTGAATGCAATGCACTTATATTGATGGACAAGAAAAGCTCTGGTGAGTAAGTTTAAAATTTTAGAGTTTGTGCCAGTGAAGTTGTAACTGAATGCTAAtaatatggtgtgaagctgaGGGGTAAGTGATGGGCATTGAGTGTTAACATCTCAAGCCTAGTTGTTGTTTAGGTTTTTCAATTAAGTAAAAATGACTTTTCAAGTTGAGCAGTAAGTTTTGTTTGTCCAGGAGAAGGGGCTGTGTTgggggcgggagaaggggtcaatAGAGAGTGGATTAGGCTCACAtttaaagaagtaagcgcggaggcagaggcggcagaaaaactgttcaatgtccaagcATGAGTGGTAGTCATTGATGTTAggatggagggggacaaaggtgaacaCTTTAGTGAGGACTGActgtttgtcctcagtaagggggaggtctgggggggatggtgaagagtCTGCAGGGGAGGGTTCTACTGTCTCCTCTGAGCTGTTGGCTGTGGAGGCAGTGGGCGGAGTGATGTCGACATCAGTGGGTGGAGTGACGTCGGCGTCAGTGGTTGCTacatgaagtttgcaggaacagcacctcatatttcgcttgggaatcctgcagcccaatggtgtcaatgtggacttcacaagcttcaaaatctccccttccccaaccgcatcccaaagccagcccagcttgtccccacctctctaacctgtccttcctcccacctatcccctcctcccacctcaagccccatccccatctcctacctactagcctcatcccgcccccttttacttgttcatcctccctggtctacctatcctctccctgactctctacctacactcaccttgctggctccatccccgcctccttgacctgtctgtctcctctccctctatcttctcctttatccatcttctattcacctcccccctctccctatttatttcagaacccccttcctctcccccatttctgaagaagggtctaggcccgaaacatcagcttttctgctcctctgatgctgctttgcctgctttattcatccagctctacgccttgttatctctaaacctAATTAGTACTAATGTTGAGGAAAACAAACTCTTGAAATGTGTGAAAGATAGTTCCTCAACATGATGCTCAAAAAAACCAAATCAAGGATAGGCTGTGTTGAATCTAGTGCTATGCAAAAATAATTGCTAATTAATAATTTTATAAATGAATATCTTGGGAAAgtgtgaccataatatgatagttTTACATTTAAGTTTGAAAATTATATAAATCAATCAGAAACCATGTTCTTAAATCCAAACAATGGAAAATGAAAAGAGCAAATCAGTATACTTGATACAGTCGTTTGTCATTGGTTAcaatttctgtaattaaaatgtAGTTTATGACAAAAATACATTCATTTAATGCAACAAAACCAAGCAAGACAAGTGAAGCACAAACCTGGTGGAAGATTGTGCCAAAAATGAAATCCTACAATTCCACAAATCATCACCTTAAATGTAAATGACCAATTTAATCATCAAGGTAATTAATATTCCTAATTTTGACCACTATCTACCTTGTTCACCTCCTGCACTCAGTATTGTTTGCCATCAGTCTCACAGTTGTTAAAGACACAGTTTTATCTAAGTATTTTTCTTGTGTATTCCTTTTTTGGAATCATTATCATAAACTCCATTAAGCCCACTGGTGTCCCATGAAATTTCCAATATGCTGAATAAGGGTGTCCCACATTATTGCAATGGAAACATTTGGCTGACAATTTTCACTTCCATGTTTGACATCTTGCTTTTTGGTTTCAGTGCATTTCTTTCACCTGACAGCCCTCCTTTCACTCTCTCACCTTTATGTTTTTATTTGGTTTATGTGGGTGACAGAAAAGATGTTTAGTTTTATACATCAGCACACAATCATCAAGCATTCCTGATGCTGGTTTAGAGTTTcagccaacaaaaacaaagtttgctggaaaagctcagcaggtttggcagcatctgtggacacgTTTCCACTAATCGGTTACAGATGTACTATTTCCAGCATaccaggacttgtacagttatcTAATTACATGATTCTACACACACTGCCTCGTTATACTTTGTTTAACCTCCATCATTCCAGCACTACTTACGCCATATATGGTAGTAGTTATATTTTTACAGTATCCCTTAAATCTCTTGACACGAGCTAGATGTTGACGGTCTTAACTAGATCTAGCAACTTGTACTTGAACTTTTCCAGAAGCTTGCTATATTTACCCTTTCAGTTTCCTATTTTGACCATTGGCAAAGCCCAAGTTATTTTAAAATCCTTCTTATACATCAATTGCCAATAAGGTATATTTCTGGTCTCTTCACCCCAAAACCTTTTCTGTGAATATCCAGGAAGCAAACAAATTCTATAAGATCAGAGCTAATTTGGCAGTAGTAAAGAATCTGTTGATATCTATGATTACACTTCTCCTTGTATGACAAATTTTTTAgcttttttcttttctgttggtACAATTCTAAACTTAAAGCTTCTAGTGATTCCTCTCAGCTGTTGCTTGACCCACTGTATGGCACTTTGATCATTACAGGCTGTCAATCCTGAAACATCATGTTACTTGAAGAGTGACCATGGTAACAGTAGGTTGGGCTTCCCTATCCTAATCATTCTGTTTGGTGGGTTTACAGTTGTTGAGCACAGTATGATATTCTGATATCTGCAAGCACTGAGACAATAACATTGCATATCTTTAGAATGTTGGTCTGTTGCATATTTACATGATTCTTTGCAATGCTACCCATCCACATATTGGATTAATAAACCTAGCTGGTAAGCCAGGTTTAGTAAGTGTAAAATTCATTGGTCGTGTTATTTTTCTGATGAATCATGGGAATCACTTTTTCCAATTTCCAAATATTTAGCTTCTTGATCCACACTACAGTTCCTCCTCATGGCAGTTGGACATAGTACCCCAGGTCTTTGTGTGTTCCTCACCTTTTCCAATCTAATCACTCATTTGCTGCTGTATGATTGGTCATATCTTTCATAGCCTTATCTATCTGGCTATTTCCCAATTGTTCTAGTGTGTCTATTTAAATATTCACTTTCTTGTCTTCTGCTATTTTTAAAACCCTTAATTAGTGCTGTAGGTTCTATCACTGAGCTGAATTTTTCCCATACGGGCACCCTGGGCTACAGTTGTTCCTCCATTCTCTGCTGCTGCCCAGCCAGTATGATGTTTTCCTTTCACTGTTCTCCAAGATCCATTTACACACAACGCCAGATTGGCCTCCACGAAGGtttctccctgattggcccttcAAGATACATAAAATGtgctattatctctgattatagTATTTGGCTACAGAGCTACCTTATTGaaagtcttttggaaatccaagtgtaTAACATCTTctggtttccctttatctattctgcttgcTACCACCTTGAAGAATTTTAATAaaattgtcaggcatgatttcccctttctgatgccatgttgactctgccagATTAAATTATGTATTTCAAACTACCCTACTATTACATCATTTATAATGGACTCTACATTTTcctaatgacagatgttaagctaactgcccTGTAATTATGTTTTATGTTTCACTGCCTTTTTGATTTAAAGGGAATCCATTGGTAGATTTCTGCTCATCCAGGACTCTTCCAGAATCTAAGTATTCGTGAAAGATTGCTACGAGTGCATCTCTTTAGcaacttcctttaaaatcctatATTAAAACCCATCAAATCTAGGGTACTTTACAGCCTTTGGTCCATTAGTTTCAGTAGCTACTTTTTCTTCCAGTGATAGTGTGTTGATTCTTACTCTCCTTCCCACCCCCTTATCCTGCTGATTATTGAGTATTTGTGGAATGCTATTAGTGTTCTCTACCCTGAAGACTGATGTAAAACATTTATTTAACTCCACTACCATTTTCTGGCACCCCAACAATATTTTGTTTACCCCCATTGTTCTCATAGAGTCACATAACACAGAAATAAGTCCTTTGCCCCACCATGTCTGTGTCAACCAAAAAAAAGTtatactaatcccatttcctgcacttggtccatagtgccatggcattttaagtgcttgaccaggtgcttcttaaatgttaccaGAGcaactgcctccaccacactctcaagcAGCGTGTTCCATATTTTTGCCACCATCTGggtaaaaaaatgtttcctcgGATCCTCTGTAAACCACATACTACTCACCTTTAAACTCATGTCCTTGATCAATTCTGTCCGTGGCTCTCATgatttgtatacctcaatgagtTCTCTGCttcagggaaaacaaacccagcctatccggTCTCTTCTCATGACTGAGACTTCTCCATTCCAGACAGTACCCTGGTGAATCTCCGCTGCCCCATCTCCaatgcaacatccttccaattgagaggcaactagaactgcagaTGGTATTCCACCTGCGACCTAACTAATGCTTTATAAAGTTATAATAAGATTTCCTTCCTCCAATATTCTATGCcacagctaatgaaggcaagcatcccgtttgctgccttcaccaccctgtctgcttGTGCTGACACCTTCGGGGATCagtggacttgtacaccaaggtccctttgttcctcagtactcccttgGGACCACGCATTCATTGGGTAAAACCTTCCCTTAtcagacctcccaaaatgcaccaTCTCAGACTTATCaagtttaaattccatctgccgttgCTCTGTCCACTTTTGCAGCCGATCACTATCAGACTGCAGACTgggaccatcctcctcactatcaacaccaCCAACAATTTTCGTGCCAGCAGCAAATTTACTATACCTAGTACATTcaaatccaagtcattaatgtatgttACAAACAAGAAGGGTTACAGCAGTGACCCTTGTAGTTTACTGCCGTTCgtaggcttccaatcacaaaatcaaccctccaccttcaccctttgcctcctatttgcaaGGCAgatttggatccagtttgccaagtTACATTCGATCTCTTTGGCTCTTAAATTTTTGACAAGCCTTCCACGTGGGACCTTGCCAtttgccttactgaagtctgtgTAAACCACACCAACTGCCCTActctcatcaatatatttagtcaacTTTTCAAAAAACTAAATTATGTTAGTCAGACAGAATCTCCCTCTCACAAATTCATGCTgtctatccctgatcaatttctgcctttccaagtattgattaattctgtccttcagagCTTTTTTCCAATAAATTCCTTACCATTGATGTCAGGTTAATTAGTTTGTCTCCTACTGCCCGTCTTGAAGAAGGAACAGATTAActttcctccagtcatctggtacttcATCTGTGGCCAACAAAGTATTACATATCTCTGCCAGGGCCCAGCAATCTCATTCCTTGCTTCCCACAGCAGCTGGAATACATCTTATCAGGCCCTCATGATTTATACACCTTTATGTCCTCTAAAATATCTAATACcgcctccttattaatcttaacatgcaCTAGAAGCTGACTACCCCAACTGAAATCTCCAACTGCAATGTACTTCTTCTTTGtcaatacagatgagaaatattcatttaagataTTACCCATGTCCTCTAGCTCCATGCATAGATTCCCCGTTTGTTCTCTAACAGGCACAATCTTTCCCTGCTAATCCTCTAGCTCTTAATATGCTTACAAaatgccttggagttttccttaatcctatgtGCCAAAGGTATTTCATGGCCCCTGTTTgcccttctgattttttttcatatacTTATGAAGGGCCTCCCCCTGTTTTTAATACACTGTACCTAACAAATTCTTACTTCTTTTTCTTCATCAAACTCTCGATTGTCCCTTGACATCTAGGGTTCTCTAGACTTCTGTTCTTGCCTTTCACTCTTAAAGGAAAACAATGTCTCTGAATTCTCTCTATATCACACTATCCCACTTTCTAAATGTAAATTTACCTTCAAGCAG
The Stegostoma tigrinum isolate sSteTig4 chromosome 23, sSteTig4.hap1, whole genome shotgun sequence DNA segment above includes these coding regions:
- the LOC125462501 gene encoding activating transcription factor 7-interacting protein 1-like isoform X2, which gives rise to MDIANIAPRKVFRAKKTLRASDRKQWEALIRIRSPNGSEQPLRERDHLKSHLKGTDAEVVSKSNEHFISNCPKNDISKPELNQSLTFHCKNDVVKAKFKHLSDICVTENQLENARLKSLEDVQSNGHPYPQQKEHQNIGSLRKPPKSSSETTDQNLTATNGTVISCSTSAIKEDFSRTPKTHSMKIPAPLDQKNCVTSISIDKKWNIEPALHVIGVEDLKFVSSGVHDKTSNLKKINHSISPISEKMSSEAHQNLMCNVHLSALHISHNVTEKVKGSVLNERQKPSVSKYLHVEDQSQIDESKLLIDYQEQIECNALILMDKKSSVLRKRTHSSREERSSNKRVKTSEGDRSNRLKLNSKSQSAETTKKKCLYEIQKLIHQKIATELRSDDLDNKLEELTKRVENIECRQNYEEVAKTIQIRIKRLERNVKAALKTVNMQSRRKTLEKSNSTSFSLKQPDVRPVPQNATTGENSTNALKPGSVAEHMDIHATPATAPDRSSQTLTCKKLPDSSNYELSFQLPERTSDFVLEDEETTWNIPLPKNLDTVTPASTHYSDISNTTQSNAVSPDTVTVQCDDKGQTVDIEQWDNLASTQIIIDLTEDNEQNIDNQIRKKEP
- the LOC125462501 gene encoding activating transcription factor 7-interacting protein 1-like isoform X1, encoding MDIANIAPRKVFRAKKTLRASDRKQWEALIRIRSPNGSEQPLRERDHLKSHLKGTDAEVVSKSNEHFISNCPKNDISKPELNQSLTFHCKNDVVKAKFKHLSDICVTENQLENARLKSLEDVQSNGHPYPQQKEHQNIGSLRKPPKSSSETTDQNLTATNGTVISCSTSAIKEDFSRTPKTHSMKIPAPLDQKNCVTSISIDKKWNIEPALHVIGVEDLKFVSSGVHDKTSNLKKINHSISPISEKMSSEAHQNLMCNVHLSALHISHNVTEKVKGSVLNERQKPSVSKYLHVEDQSQIDESKLLIDYQEQIECNALILMDKKSSVLRKRTHSSREERSSNKRVKTSEGDRSNRLKLNSKSQSAETTKKKCLYEIQKLIHQKIATELRSDDLDNKLEELTKRVENIECRQNYEEVAKTIQIRIKRLERNVKAALKTVNMQSRRKTLEKSNSTSFSLKQPDVRPVPQNATTGENSTNALKPGSVAEHMDIHATPATAPDRSSQTLTCKKLPDSSNYELSFQLPERTSDFVLEDEETTWNIPLPKNLDTVTPASTHYSDISNTTQSNAVSPDTVTVQCDDKGQTVDIEQWDNLASTQIIIDLTEDNEQNIDNQIRKKGNNSVSF